A region from the Onychostoma macrolepis isolate SWU-2019 chromosome 18, ASM1243209v1, whole genome shotgun sequence genome encodes:
- the LOC131524003 gene encoding cadherin-related family member 5 — translation MVLRLIFSEQPLWKILIFCQLYSAVSRHSVIASNCDGGHDVFAKVKENSLMGTFIANLSFTAQPSSNHMHLKLSGKDANWFYLEGRTIRLNSTSTRIIDREIHGSVLTATVRCYEHKALQAEHRIMVEVLNENDNKPEFLQRSVQPLQLSELTAVNSVVFTVQATDADGDTLTYVIDETSPDARYFRVDLPNSGKVVLNKSLDYEIKTQLQLTLYAVEMNTNEHYNTTATIIINVIDGDDQYPQFQPCTLLSANHSNRICANPLYTANITENEQDIVLDFFPGPIQAVDGDECLRTPVKYTILSGADNGRFVIDSNSGEVRLTRCVENRLLIPTLRLRVMAAQTDDPLKYAVATVLVRVLAENRFPPQFNRSTYRGFVIESANPASLVMTYGNKLLILEATDQDFTDGFNPRLQYSLDSQHNSSQLFYITQEGLLIAKTSLLHPGHKYFLEVLATDLESGDTVKAALHVEVLQKGQPGTGKYSSSLDYILIRNTQIYKMKIVLHT, via the exons ATGGTTTTGAGGTTGATCTTCAGTGAACAGCCACTGTGGAAGATCCTAATATTCTGCCAGCTATATTCTGCGGTCAGCCGGCATTCTGTAATTg CCAGCAATTGTGACGGTGGGCATGACGTGTTTGCCAAAGTAAAAGAGAATAGCCTGATGGGAACCTTTATTGCCAACCTTAGTTTCACTGCACAGCCATCATCCAATCATATGCACTTAAAACTTTCTGGAAAAGATGCTAATTGGTTTTATCTGGAGGGAAGAACCATTAGACTGAACTCAACATCAACTAGGATTATTGATAGAGag ATACACGGCTCAGTTTTAACAGCAACTGTAAGGTGTTACGAACATAAAGCGCTACAG GCTGAACACAGGATCATGGTAGAGGTTCTGAACGAGAATGACAACAAACCTGAGTTCCTACAAAGATCAGTTCAACCTCTGCAGCTCAGCGag ttgacAGCGGTGAACTCTGTAGTGTTTACAGTccaggccacagatgctgatgGAGACACACTCACATACGTCATCGATGAAACATCA CCTGATGCCAGGTATTTTCGAGTGGACTTACCCAACAGTGGCAAAGTGGTTCTCAACAAGTCACTGGACTACGAGATCAAAACTCAGCTCCAACTGACTCTTTATGCAGTG GAGATGAACACAAATGAACACTACAACACAACGGCAACAATAATCATCAATGTGATAGATGGGGACGACCAGTACCCACAATTCCAGCCTTGCACTCTTctctcagccaatcacagcaacCGCATATGTGCCAATCCTCTGTACACCGCCAACATCACAGAGAACGAGCAG GACATTGTCTTGGATTTCTTTCCGGGTCCGATTCAAGCTGTGGATGGTGATGAGTGTCTCAGAACACCAGTAAAGTACACCATCCTGTCAG GGGCAGATAATGGCAGATTCGTCATTGACAGTAATTCTGGAGAGGTGAGGTTAACCAGATGTGTGGAGAACAGACTGCTGATCCCAACACTGAGACTGCGTGTTATG GCAGCTCAGACGGATGACCCGCTGAAATATGCAGTAGCCACAGTTCTGGTGAGGGTCCTAGCAGAAAACAGGTTTCCGCCGCAGTTTAATCGTTCAACATACCGTGGTTTTGTCATCGAGAGCGCAAATCCTGCCTCACTCGTCATGACATACGGCAACAAATTACTTATCCTGGAGGCCACAGATCAAGACTTCACTGAC GGCTTCAATCCCAGACTGCAGTATTCTCTAGACTCCCAACACAACAGCTCTCAGCTCTTTTACATTACACAAGAAGGACTGCTCATCGCTAAAACCAGCCTGCTACACCCCGGCCACAAATATTTCCTAGAG GTTCTAGCCACTGACCTGGAATCAGGAGACACTGTTAAAGCTGCATTGCATGTGGAAGTTCTTCAAAAAGGCCAACCAGGTACTGGAAAATATTCAAGCTCTCTGGATTATATCTTAATTAGgaatacacaaatatataaaatgaaaattgttttacaTACATAA